A window from Burkholderiales bacterium encodes these proteins:
- a CDS encoding iron ABC transporter ATP-binding protein, with product MHPAALEVNDLAYGYPDRVIGAGFRFTLAPGQVICVLGPNGCGKTTLFRTVLGLLPPKAGDILVEDVPIGRWRRDALARAMGYVPQAHSGYFAFTVREIVLMGRTAHLPLFGAPGRRDHEAAERIMAMLGIDHLADRIYTQVSGGERQLALIGRALAQEPKLLVLDEPTANLDFGNQLLVLAQMRALARESIGILFSTHDPDQAFICADRVLMLRDGAILCDGPPADAITSENLYRVYGVHVQVMDVPVGPGETRKTCVPSLARRNAAPHGILRPGTA from the coding sequence ATGCACCCTGCGGCGCTTGAGGTCAACGACCTCGCTTACGGCTACCCGGACCGGGTCATCGGGGCGGGATTCCGCTTTACCCTGGCGCCAGGCCAGGTGATCTGCGTGCTGGGGCCTAACGGCTGCGGCAAGACCACCCTCTTTCGCACCGTCCTGGGCCTGCTGCCCCCCAAGGCGGGGGACATCCTCGTCGAGGACGTGCCCATCGGGCGCTGGCGCCGGGACGCCCTCGCCCGGGCCATGGGCTACGTTCCCCAGGCCCACAGCGGCTATTTCGCCTTCACCGTGCGGGAGATTGTGCTCATGGGGCGCACCGCCCACCTGCCCCTGTTCGGGGCACCCGGCCGCCGCGACCACGAAGCGGCAGAGCGGATCATGGCCATGCTGGGCATCGACCACCTGGCGGACCGGATCTACACCCAGGTGAGCGGCGGCGAGCGGCAGCTCGCCCTCATCGGGCGGGCCTTGGCCCAGGAGCCGAAGCTGCTGGTGCTGGACGAGCCCACGGCCAACCTGGACTTCGGCAACCAGCTCCTGGTGCTCGCCCAGATGCGCGCCCTCGCCCGGGAAAGCATCGGCATCCTGTTCTCGACCCACGATCCGGACCAGGCCTTCATCTGCGCCGATCGGGTGCTGATGTTGCGCGACGGGGCCATCTTGTGCGACGGCCCGCCGGCGGATGCCATCACCAGCGAGAACCTGTACCGGGTGTACGGCGTCCATGTCCAGGTGATGGATGTCCCCGTGGGCCCGGGCGAGACCCGCAAGACCTGCGTCCCGTCCCTCGCGCGAAGGAATGCCGCCCCCCACGGCATCCTTCGACCCGGGACGGCGTAA
- the moeA gene encoding molybdopterin molybdenumtransferase MoeA, with product MQPAKSLQAASCADDYDPNSLPVDKARQLIRQFLVPVTGTERVSLRAALGRVLGEDVISPLAVPAHDNSAMDGYAVRHTDLKPDGETALRVLGTAFAGAPFRGAVGPGECVRIMTGAIVPAGADTVVMQEQVQSDGQTARIGPGNYKAGQNVRRAGEDLKPGQVVLVRGKQLRPAELGLLASLGIGEVSVFRRLRVAFFSTGDELVSIGTPLGEGQIYDSNRYTIYGMLARLGCEVIDMGVVRDDPAALEQAFQEATAMADVVITSGGVSVGEADYTKDLLDKLGEVVFWKIAMKPGRPLAYGKVGGAHFFGLPGNPVSVMVTFYEFVRDALLVLMGRSDVTPLPTFQVRCVTPLKKAPGRTEFQRGILSQEPSGEWVVRVTGDQGSGILRSMAEANCFIVLPHDQGPLPAGSLVEVQLMEGLV from the coding sequence ATGCAACCAGCGAAATCCCTGCAGGCGGCGAGCTGCGCCGACGATTACGACCCCAACTCCCTGCCGGTGGACAAGGCCCGGCAGCTCATCCGGCAGTTTCTCGTTCCTGTGACCGGCACCGAGCGGGTGAGCCTGCGCGCCGCCCTGGGGCGGGTGCTGGGGGAGGACGTGATCTCCCCCCTGGCCGTTCCCGCCCACGACAATTCCGCCATGGACGGCTACGCCGTGCGCCACACCGATTTGAAGCCTGACGGAGAAACCGCACTCCGGGTGCTGGGCACCGCCTTCGCCGGAGCGCCTTTCCGTGGCGCGGTGGGGCCCGGCGAGTGCGTGCGCATCATGACCGGTGCCATCGTTCCCGCCGGCGCGGACACGGTAGTCATGCAGGAGCAGGTGCAGTCCGACGGGCAGACAGCCCGGATCGGGCCGGGGAACTACAAAGCCGGGCAGAACGTGCGTCGGGCGGGGGAGGATCTCAAGCCGGGACAGGTGGTGCTCGTCCGGGGCAAGCAGCTCCGGCCCGCGGAGCTGGGGCTGCTCGCCTCCCTGGGCATCGGCGAGGTCTCGGTGTTCCGGCGCCTGCGGGTGGCCTTCTTTTCCACGGGGGACGAGCTGGTGTCCATCGGCACCCCCTTGGGGGAAGGCCAGATCTACGACAGCAACCGCTATACCATCTACGGCATGCTCGCTCGCCTGGGGTGCGAGGTGATCGACATGGGGGTGGTGCGGGACGATCCGGCGGCCCTGGAGCAGGCCTTCCAGGAAGCCACCGCCATGGCGGACGTGGTGATCACCAGCGGCGGGGTGTCCGTCGGGGAGGCCGACTACACCAAGGATCTCCTGGACAAGCTGGGGGAGGTGGTGTTCTGGAAGATCGCCATGAAGCCCGGCCGGCCCCTCGCCTACGGCAAAGTCGGAGGAGCCCACTTCTTTGGGCTGCCGGGAAACCCGGTCTCCGTCATGGTGACCTTCTACGAATTCGTCCGCGACGCGCTGCTCGTGCTGATGGGGCGAAGCGACGTGACACCCCTGCCCACCTTCCAGGTGAGATGCGTCACTCCCCTCAAGAAAGCACCCGGCCGCACCGAGTTCCAGCGGGGGATTCTGTCCCAGGAGCCCTCGGGGGAATGGGTAGTGCGGGTCACGGGGGACCAGGGCTCCGGCATCCTGCGCTCCATGGCGGAGGCCAACTGCTTCATCGTTCTGCCCCACGACCAGGGTCCCCTGCCCGCCGGCAGCCTAGTGGAGGTGCAGCTTATGGAAGGCCTGGTATAG
- the fdhC gene encoding formate dehydrogenase subunit gamma, producing the protein MPNLVCARFAATGLLGLALIGGTALAAPGQQPFVDVPMQRVEEQQARQETQPLNNAPVWREVRSGQGITQVRGVETGVLVQSQGETWRELRNGPVTLYGGILMIAVPLLILAFYLIRGPIGQHEPDTGRKILRFSAWDRVIHWSTAISWVILAITGLVILFGKFVLLPVFGYTVFAFFANLSKNLHNFVGPYFIVSALAMIATYMGRNLPRAYDLQWLAKLGGFFSKKEVPSGFFNAGEKLWFWIGVVFLTIVVSVTGLILDFPNFGQGREAMQLANVIHAIGALLYMAFGMGHIYLGTIGVQGAYHSMRYDGMVDEAWAKAHHEYWYEEVKAQQKAGAQAAPTVGGAPQRA; encoded by the coding sequence ATGCCAAACCTTGTCTGTGCCCGTTTCGCGGCGACCGGGCTGCTGGGCCTGGCGCTGATCGGGGGGACGGCGCTGGCCGCTCCCGGGCAGCAGCCGTTTGTGGATGTCCCGATGCAGCGGGTCGAGGAGCAGCAAGCGCGCCAGGAGACCCAGCCCCTCAACAACGCGCCGGTGTGGCGCGAGGTGCGCTCGGGTCAGGGCATCACCCAGGTGCGCGGCGTCGAAACCGGGGTGTTGGTCCAGTCCCAGGGAGAGACCTGGCGGGAGCTGCGCAACGGTCCCGTCACTTTGTATGGCGGCATCCTGATGATCGCGGTTCCGCTCCTGATCCTCGCCTTCTACCTGATCCGGGGCCCCATCGGGCAGCACGAGCCCGACACCGGGCGCAAGATCCTGCGCTTCAGCGCTTGGGACCGGGTGATCCACTGGTCCACGGCCATCTCCTGGGTGATCCTGGCCATCACCGGCCTCGTCATCCTTTTCGGGAAGTTCGTGCTGCTGCCGGTGTTCGGTTACACGGTGTTCGCGTTTTTCGCCAACCTGTCGAAAAACCTGCACAACTTCGTGGGGCCGTACTTCATCGTCTCGGCGCTGGCCATGATTGCCACCTACATGGGGCGCAACCTCCCCCGTGCCTACGACCTGCAGTGGCTCGCCAAGCTGGGGGGCTTTTTCAGCAAGAAGGAGGTGCCCTCCGGCTTTTTCAACGCCGGCGAGAAGCTGTGGTTCTGGATCGGCGTCGTTTTCCTCACCATCGTGGTGAGCGTCACCGGGCTGATCCTGGACTTCCCGAACTTCGGGCAGGGGCGTGAGGCAATGCAGCTCGCCAACGTGATCCACGCCATCGGCGCGCTGCTCTACATGGCCTTCGGCATGGGCCACATCTACCTGGGCACCATCGGCGTCCAGGGGGCCTACCACTCCATGCGCTACGACGGCATGGTGGACGAGGCCTGGGCCAAGGCCCACCACGAGTACTGGTACGAGGAGGTCAAGGCCCAGCAGAAAGCGGGGGCCCAGGCCGCGCCCACCGTGGGCGGCGCCCCGCAACGGGCTTGA
- the fdhB gene encoding formate dehydrogenase iron-sulfur subunit, whose amino-acid sequence MARMKFICDAERCIECNACVTACKNEHEVPWGVNRRRVVTINDGVPGERSISVACMHCSDAPCMAVCPVDCFYKTSEGIVLHDKDLCIGCGYCFYACPFGAPQFPQDGGFGLRGKMDKCTFCAGGPEPDFSEVEFKKYGRNRIAEGKLPACAEMCSTKALLGGDGDVLADIYRQRVLVRGRGAEVWGWATAYGRPEQQPSAPAGKGG is encoded by the coding sequence ATGGCTCGAATGAAGTTCATATGCGACGCGGAGCGCTGCATCGAGTGCAACGCCTGCGTGACCGCGTGCAAGAACGAGCACGAGGTGCCCTGGGGCGTGAACCGCCGGCGGGTGGTGACCATCAACGACGGCGTGCCCGGGGAGCGCTCCATCTCGGTGGCGTGCATGCACTGCTCGGACGCCCCGTGCATGGCGGTGTGTCCGGTGGACTGCTTCTACAAGACCTCGGAGGGCATCGTCCTGCACGACAAGGATCTGTGCATCGGCTGCGGCTATTGCTTCTACGCCTGCCCGTTCGGCGCGCCCCAGTTTCCCCAAGACGGGGGCTTCGGGCTGCGCGGCAAGATGGACAAGTGCACTTTCTGCGCCGGCGGCCCCGAGCCGGACTTCTCCGAGGTGGAATTCAAGAAGTACGGCCGCAACCGCATCGCGGAAGGAAAGCTCCCCGCCTGCGCCGAGATGTGCTCCACCAAGGCCCTCCTGGGCGGCGACGGGGACGTGCTGGCGGACATCTATCGGCAGCGGGTCCTGGTGCGCGGCAGGGGCGCGGAGGTCTGGGGCTGGGCGACCGCCTACGGGCGGCCTGAGCAGCAGCCGAGCGCGCCGGCCGGGAAAGGAGGCTGA
- the fdhA gene encoding formate dehydrogenase yields the protein MLLIKKSTTEVQRSGRLSRSVAAFLGNTMDRRTFLRRSGIAVGAGAFASQLPFSMMDRAQAAKAEGAGSVEVRRTVCTHCSVGCAIDAVVKNGVWVRQEPVFDSPINLGAHCAKGASVREHGHGEHRLRYPMKLAGGKWQKISWEQAINEVGDKLLAIRKESGPDAVYWIGSSKHSNEQAYLLRKFVSMWGSNNCDHQARICHSTTVAGVANTWGYGAMTNSYNDEQFSKCILFFGSNAAEAHPVSMLHTLHAKENGAKVIVVDPRFTRTAAKADYYFRTRSGSDVAFLMGLLYHIFKNGWEDKEYIRQRVYGMDKVKEEVLAKWTPDKVEDVTGLDEKSVYTVAKLMAENRPSTIVWAMGQTQHTTGNAIVRASCILQLALGNVGVSGGGCNIYRGHDNVQGATDVGPNPDSLPGYYGIAPGSWKHWARVWGVDYEWLKGRFASEAMMTKPGITVSRWFDAVLEKNENIDQDPNLRAVVYWGHAPNSQSRGKDMLEAMKKMDLIVVIDPYPSATAAMAALARTDGAYLLPAATQFETSGSCTASNRSIQWRERVIKPLFESQTDQAIMYALAKKFGFEKEFAKNLKIVKPDPDKFEEPEPESVLREINRGVWTIGYTGQSPERLKAHMRNMHVFDVKTLRAKGGVDKETGYVLDGDYFGLPWPCYGTPELKHPGTPNLYDTSKHVMDGGGNFRANFGVERDGVSLLAEDGSHSKGADITTGYPEFDHVFLKKLGWWDELTEEEKKEAEGKNWKTDLSGGIIRVVMKNHGCHPFGNAKARAVVWNFPDPIPQHREPLYSPRPDLVEKYPTHDDKKAFWRMPTLFKTIQMANKEISKEYPLIMTSGRLVEYEGGGDETRSNPWLAELQQDMFVEVNPKDANNAGVRNGEYVWVESPTKARIKVKALVTERVAPGTVFLPFHFAGWWMGQDLLDKYPQGAAPIVRGEAVNTATTYGYDAVTMMQETKTTLCRISKA from the coding sequence ATGTTGCTGATCAAGAAATCGACGACTGAGGTCCAGCGCTCGGGTCGCCTGAGCCGTAGCGTGGCCGCTTTCCTGGGCAACACCATGGACCGGCGCACCTTCCTCAGGCGCTCCGGCATCGCGGTCGGTGCCGGCGCCTTTGCCAGCCAGTTGCCCTTCTCCATGATGGATAGGGCCCAGGCCGCCAAGGCCGAAGGCGCGGGTTCCGTGGAGGTGCGGCGCACCGTGTGTACCCACTGCTCGGTGGGTTGCGCCATCGACGCCGTGGTGAAGAACGGGGTGTGGGTGCGGCAGGAGCCGGTGTTCGATTCGCCCATCAACCTGGGCGCCCACTGCGCCAAGGGCGCATCCGTGCGCGAGCACGGCCACGGCGAGCACCGCCTGCGCTATCCCATGAAGCTCGCGGGCGGCAAGTGGCAGAAGATCAGTTGGGAGCAGGCGATCAACGAGGTGGGCGACAAGCTGCTCGCGATCCGCAAGGAGAGCGGCCCCGACGCGGTGTATTGGATCGGCTCCAGCAAGCACAGCAACGAGCAGGCTTACCTGCTGCGCAAGTTCGTGTCCATGTGGGGCTCGAACAACTGCGACCACCAGGCGCGCATCTGCCACTCCACCACCGTGGCGGGGGTGGCGAACACCTGGGGTTACGGGGCCATGACCAACTCCTACAACGACGAGCAGTTCTCCAAGTGCATCCTGTTCTTCGGCTCCAACGCTGCCGAGGCGCACCCGGTGTCGATGCTGCATACGCTGCACGCGAAGGAGAACGGGGCCAAGGTGATCGTGGTGGATCCCCGCTTCACCCGCACCGCGGCCAAGGCGGATTATTATTTCCGCACCCGCTCCGGCAGCGACGTGGCGTTCCTGATGGGGCTGCTCTATCACATCTTCAAGAACGGCTGGGAAGACAAGGAGTACATCCGCCAGCGGGTCTACGGCATGGACAAGGTCAAGGAAGAAGTCCTGGCCAAGTGGACTCCGGACAAAGTGGAGGACGTAACCGGCCTGGACGAAAAGTCGGTCTACACGGTGGCCAAGCTCATGGCGGAGAACCGGCCGTCCACCATCGTGTGGGCTATGGGCCAGACCCAGCACACCACCGGCAACGCCATCGTGCGCGCCTCCTGCATCCTGCAGCTCGCCCTCGGTAACGTGGGCGTCTCAGGGGGCGGGTGCAACATCTACCGCGGCCACGACAACGTGCAGGGCGCCACCGACGTGGGGCCCAACCCGGATTCCCTGCCGGGCTACTACGGCATCGCGCCGGGATCGTGGAAGCACTGGGCGAGGGTGTGGGGCGTGGACTACGAGTGGCTGAAGGGGCGCTTCGCCTCCGAGGCCATGATGACCAAGCCGGGCATCACCGTGTCCCGCTGGTTCGACGCGGTGCTGGAGAAGAACGAGAACATCGACCAGGATCCCAACCTGCGGGCGGTGGTCTACTGGGGCCACGCGCCCAACAGCCAGTCCCGCGGCAAGGACATGCTGGAGGCGATGAAGAAGATGGATCTGATCGTGGTGATCGATCCCTATCCGTCCGCCACTGCGGCCATGGCTGCTCTCGCCCGTACCGACGGCGCGTACCTCCTGCCGGCGGCCACCCAGTTCGAGACGTCCGGGTCCTGCACGGCGTCCAACCGGTCGATCCAGTGGCGGGAGCGGGTGATCAAGCCCCTGTTCGAGTCCCAGACCGACCAAGCGATCATGTACGCTTTGGCCAAGAAGTTCGGGTTCGAAAAAGAGTTCGCCAAGAACCTGAAGATCGTCAAGCCCGATCCAGACAAGTTCGAGGAACCCGAGCCCGAGTCGGTCCTGCGGGAGATCAACCGCGGTGTGTGGACCATCGGCTACACGGGGCAGTCGCCGGAGCGGTTGAAGGCCCACATGCGCAACATGCACGTCTTCGACGTGAAGACCCTGCGGGCCAAGGGCGGGGTGGACAAGGAGACCGGGTACGTGCTGGACGGCGACTACTTCGGGCTGCCGTGGCCCTGCTACGGGACGCCGGAGCTGAAGCACCCGGGTACCCCCAACCTGTACGACACCTCCAAGCACGTCATGGACGGCGGCGGCAACTTCCGCGCCAACTTCGGCGTGGAGCGGGACGGGGTCTCGCTGCTGGCGGAAGACGGCTCCCACTCCAAGGGCGCCGACATCACTACCGGCTATCCCGAGTTCGACCACGTGTTCCTCAAAAAACTAGGCTGGTGGGACGAGCTGACGGAGGAAGAGAAGAAGGAGGCCGAAGGCAAGAACTGGAAGACCGACCTCTCCGGCGGCATCATCCGGGTGGTGATGAAGAACCACGGCTGCCATCCCTTCGGCAACGCCAAGGCCCGGGCGGTGGTGTGGAACTTCCCCGATCCCATCCCGCAGCACCGGGAGCCCCTCTACTCGCCGCGGCCGGATCTTGTAGAGAAGTATCCCACTCATGACGACAAGAAGGCGTTCTGGCGCATGCCCACCTTGTTCAAGACCATCCAGATGGCGAACAAGGAGATCTCCAAGGAGTATCCGCTAATCATGACCAGCGGCCGGCTCGTGGAGTACGAGGGCGGGGGCGACGAGACCCGGTCGAACCCGTGGCTCGCCGAGCTGCAGCAGGACATGTTCGTCGAGGTGAACCCGAAGGACGCCAACAACGCCGGGGTGCGCAACGGCGAGTACGTGTGGGTGGAGTCCCCCACCAAGGCGCGCATCAAGGTCAAGGCGCTGGTCACCGAGCGCGTGGCCCCGGGAACGGTGTTCCTGCCGTTCCACTTCGCGGGATGGTGGATGGGCCAGGACCTGCTGGACAAGTATCCGCAGGGGGCGGCGCCCATCGTCCGTGGGGAAGCGGTCAACACCGCCACCACCTACGGCTACGACGCGGTCACCATGATGCAGGAGACTAAGACGACGCTCTGCCGCATTTCCAAGGCGTAA
- a CDS encoding 4Fe-4S ferredoxin: protein MPLNEKAIRVCTCNGTMTVDGSLLAKGMQLDAPLPVHQQLCRRQIGEVEAALKSGGDTVVACTQEAPLFAEVAAGIDAQAPVRFVNIRETAGWSRDGRNAGPKMAALLAAALVPDPEPVPRVSYKSEGRLLIIGQAAACVAWADRLANQLEVSVLVASTAGGGDLGAERRYPVFSGRVKEIMGYLGAFQVRWEQANPIDLEVCTRCGACIRVCPERAIDFTYQIDLDRCKAHRQCVAACGEVRAIDFERAERERSETWDLVLDLSEKPLLSMPQPPQGYFAPGRDPLDQALAAQQLLGLVGEFEKPKFFVYRESICAHSRSKITGCSKCLDVCSTAAISEEGDHVRVEPHLCMGCGGCATVCPSGAMTYAYPRVADMGTRLRALLQAYLRAGGKDACLLFHNATDGRELLLKLGRQGQGLPARVIPVEVFHVGSVGLDLMLGAIALGAGQVAVLSTGGEAEGYLAALRQQMTYGQEILHGLGYGGTHLHLVQASDVEALEEALWDLPRAETCPPALFNLSNDKRSTLDFVFEHLLRHAPRPTEAVALSAGAPYGEVRLDKERCTLCMACVGACPESALLDGKELPQLKFVEANCVQCGLCAKTCPEGAITLAPRLLLSKAAKEPRVLNEAEPFHCVKCGKPFATKQMIDNMTAKLASHSMFAEAGALTRLQMCADCRVIDLMQGEKKVSIFEVTR, encoded by the coding sequence ATGCCGTTGAACGAGAAGGCGATCCGGGTCTGTACCTGCAATGGCACGATGACCGTGGATGGGTCATTGTTGGCCAAGGGCATGCAGCTCGACGCGCCTCTCCCCGTCCACCAACAGCTTTGCCGCCGGCAGATCGGGGAAGTGGAAGCGGCCCTGAAGAGCGGCGGGGACACGGTGGTGGCCTGTACCCAGGAGGCGCCCCTTTTCGCCGAGGTGGCGGCGGGCATCGACGCCCAGGCACCGGTGCGCTTCGTCAATATCCGGGAAACCGCCGGCTGGTCCCGGGACGGCCGCAACGCCGGTCCCAAGATGGCGGCCCTCCTGGCGGCGGCCCTGGTGCCGGATCCCGAGCCGGTGCCCCGGGTCTCTTACAAGTCCGAAGGGCGTCTGCTGATCATCGGCCAGGCGGCGGCCTGCGTCGCCTGGGCCGACCGCCTGGCGAATCAGCTCGAGGTGAGCGTGCTGGTGGCGAGCACCGCCGGCGGGGGAGACCTGGGCGCCGAGCGCCGCTACCCGGTGTTCTCGGGTCGGGTGAAAGAGATCATGGGATACCTGGGCGCCTTCCAAGTCCGCTGGGAGCAGGCCAATCCCATCGACCTGGAGGTCTGTACCCGATGCGGTGCCTGCATCCGGGTCTGTCCGGAGCGGGCCATCGATTTCACCTACCAGATCGATCTGGATCGGTGCAAGGCCCACCGCCAGTGTGTGGCGGCCTGCGGCGAAGTGCGGGCCATCGACTTCGAGCGGGCAGAGCGGGAGCGCTCGGAAACCTGGGACCTGGTGCTGGATCTGTCCGAGAAGCCCCTGTTGTCCATGCCCCAGCCCCCCCAGGGCTATTTCGCCCCCGGCCGGGATCCCCTGGACCAGGCTCTTGCGGCGCAGCAACTGCTCGGGCTGGTGGGCGAATTTGAGAAACCGAAGTTTTTCGTCTACAGAGAAAGTATCTGCGCCCACAGCCGATCGAAAATCACCGGGTGCAGCAAGTGCCTCGACGTCTGCTCGACGGCGGCCATTTCGGAGGAGGGGGATCACGTCCGGGTGGAGCCTCACCTGTGCATGGGTTGCGGCGGGTGCGCCACGGTGTGCCCCTCCGGCGCCATGACCTACGCCTATCCCCGGGTCGCGGACATGGGCACTCGCTTGCGCGCTCTGCTGCAAGCCTACCTCCGGGCCGGAGGGAAGGACGCTTGTTTGCTGTTCCACAACGCCACCGACGGGCGCGAGCTCCTCTTGAAGCTCGGCCGCCAAGGCCAGGGCCTGCCCGCCCGGGTGATTCCGGTGGAAGTCTTTCACGTGGGTTCCGTGGGGCTGGACCTCATGTTGGGCGCCATCGCCCTGGGGGCTGGCCAGGTGGCGGTGTTGAGCACCGGGGGCGAGGCGGAAGGCTATCTGGCGGCGCTGCGGCAACAGATGACCTACGGCCAGGAAATTCTCCACGGGCTGGGCTATGGCGGCACCCACCTGCATCTGGTGCAGGCCTCTGACGTGGAGGCGCTGGAAGAGGCCCTGTGGGATCTTCCCCGAGCCGAGACCTGTCCGCCCGCGCTTTTCAACCTGTCCAACGACAAGCGCAGCACTCTGGACTTCGTCTTCGAGCACCTCCTGCGCCATGCCCCCCGCCCCACGGAGGCGGTCGCCCTGTCGGCGGGAGCGCCCTACGGCGAGGTGCGCCTCGACAAGGAACGCTGCACCCTGTGTATGGCCTGCGTCGGGGCCTGTCCCGAGAGCGCCCTGCTGGACGGCAAGGAGCTGCCCCAGCTCAAGTTCGTCGAGGCCAATTGCGTGCAGTGCGGCCTGTGCGCCAAGACCTGTCCCGAGGGTGCCATCACCCTGGCGCCCCGGCTGCTGCTGTCCAAGGCGGCCAAGGAGCCGCGGGTGCTCAACGAGGCGGAGCCCTTCCACTGCGTGAAGTGCGGTAAGCCCTTCGCCACGAAGCAGATGATCGACAACATGACGGCCAAGCTCGCCTCCCATTCCATGTTCGCCGAAGCGGGGGCGCTCACCCGGCTGCAGATGTGCGCCGACTGCCGGGTGATCGACCTTATGCAAGGCGAGAAGAAGGTGTCCATCTTCGAGGTGACCCGATGA
- the moaA gene encoding GTP 3',8-cyclase gives MSHDLGASPLVDKFGRTVNYIRLSVTDRCDFRCTYCMAEEMTFLPRAQVLSLEECLRLARVFVGLGVTKIRITGGEPLVRKNVLWLFQQLGRLPGLKELVLTTNGSQLERFARPLVEAGVRRVNVSLDSLDPDKFRRITRVGDLDKVLRGIAAAKAAGFAGIKLNTVMIRGVNEDEFCDLVQFAVDQELDIAFIEEMPLGDVGHARIDTYYSSDDALALLGSRFELVASTETTGGPARYWRIPGTRTKVGFISPHSHNFCAACNRVRVTCTGELFPCLGQNDSANLLPLLRAYPDDDQPVRQAIIDAMGIKPRGHDFNLFQAKPKVIRFMSVTGG, from the coding sequence ATGAGCCATGACCTTGGGGCAAGCCCGCTGGTAGACAAGTTCGGCCGCACGGTCAACTACATCCGCCTCTCGGTCACCGACCGCTGCGACTTCCGCTGTACCTACTGCATGGCGGAAGAGATGACTTTTCTTCCCCGCGCCCAGGTCCTGTCCCTGGAAGAATGCCTGCGGCTTGCCCGGGTGTTCGTGGGCCTGGGGGTCACCAAGATCCGCATCACCGGGGGCGAGCCCCTGGTGCGCAAAAACGTGCTCTGGCTGTTCCAGCAGCTCGGGCGGCTCCCGGGGCTCAAGGAGCTGGTGCTCACCACCAACGGCTCCCAGCTCGAGCGCTTCGCCCGGCCCCTGGTGGAAGCGGGGGTGCGCCGGGTAAACGTGAGCCTGGACAGTCTCGACCCGGACAAATTCAGGCGCATCACCCGAGTCGGGGACCTGGACAAGGTGCTGCGCGGGATCGCTGCGGCCAAGGCGGCGGGCTTCGCCGGCATCAAGCTCAACACCGTGATGATCCGGGGCGTGAACGAGGACGAGTTCTGCGACCTGGTGCAGTTCGCCGTGGACCAGGAGCTCGACATCGCCTTCATCGAGGAAATGCCGCTGGGGGACGTGGGCCACGCCCGGATCGACACCTACTACAGCTCGGACGACGCGCTGGCGCTCTTGGGCAGCCGCTTCGAGCTGGTCGCCAGCACCGAGACCACCGGTGGTCCGGCCCGCTACTGGCGCATCCCCGGCACCCGAACCAAGGTGGGATTCATCTCCCCCCACTCCCATAACTTCTGTGCCGCCTGCAACCGGGTGCGCGTCACCTGCACGGGCGAGCTTTTCCCCTGCCTGGGACAGAACGATTCCGCAAATCTGCTGCCCCTGCTGCGCGCCTATCCCGACGACGACCAGCCGGTGCGCCAAGCCATCATCGATGCCATGGGCATCAAGCCCCGGGGCCACGACTTCAACCTGTTCCAGGCCAAGCCCAAGGTGATCCGCTTCATGTCAGTGACGGGAGGCTGA
- a CDS encoding hypothetical protein (possible pseudo, frameshifted), with the protein MRRYESIYKQAGAVHGCALAKGADILMFVEDVGRHNAVDAIAGMMWLDRLEGADKIFYTTGRLTSEMVIKCAQMGIPFLVSRSGLTQMGYEIARKVGITMIGRATGKHYLLFTGRERFVKA; encoded by the coding sequence GTGCGCCGCTACGAGTCCATCTACAAGCAGGCCGGCGCGGTCCATGGCTGCGCCCTGGCCAAAGGGGCCGACATCCTCATGTTCGTGGAGGATGTGGGGCGACACAACGCGGTGGACGCCATCGCGGGCATGATGTGGCTGGACCGGCTGGAAGGGGCCGACAAGATCTTCTACACCACGGGGCGGCTCACCTCCGAAATGGTGATCAAGTGCGCCCAGATGGGGATTCCCTTCCTCGTCTCCCGCTCGGGCCTCACCCAGATGGGCTACGAGATCGCCCGCAAGGTGGGCATCACCATGATCGGCCGGGCCACCGGCAAGCACTACCTGCTGTTCACCGGTCGCGAGAGGTTCGTCAAGGCGTGA
- the mobA gene encoding molybdenum cofactor guanylyltransferase: MKVTGVLLAGGMGRRMGGVDKGLQLLQGKPLAQWVLERFAPQVDEVLVNANQNLEQYARFGYRVVPDQVGGFAGPLAGLHRGFSEAAHPLVATVPCDSPFLPLDLVARLTATLEAKDADLAVAKTFDQPHPVFCLGRRALKDHLERYLASGGRKIDAWYASLRVAEVPFDDEADAFRNINTPEELDQSAQWVRP, from the coding sequence GTGAAGGTCACCGGGGTCCTCCTCGCCGGCGGCATGGGCAGGCGCATGGGGGGCGTGGACAAGGGCCTGCAGCTTCTCCAAGGCAAACCCCTGGCCCAGTGGGTGCTGGAGCGCTTCGCCCCCCAGGTGGATGAAGTGCTGGTCAACGCCAACCAGAATCTCGAGCAGTACGCCCGCTTCGGCTACCGGGTCGTTCCCGACCAGGTGGGGGGCTTCGCCGGCCCCCTGGCCGGCCTGCACCGGGGCTTCAGCGAGGCCGCCCATCCCCTGGTGGCCACAGTGCCCTGCGATTCCCCTTTCCTGCCCCTGGACCTGGTGGCGCGGCTCACTGCCACTTTGGAAGCGAAGGACGCCGATCTGGCGGTGGCCAAGACCTTCGATCAACCCCACCCGGTGTTCTGCCTGGGCCGCCGAGCCCTCAAGGACCACCTGGAACGATATCTGGCGAGCGGCGGCCGCAAGATCGACGCCTGGTACGCGAGCCTGCGGGTGGCGGAAGTCCCCTTCGACGACGAGGCGGACGCATTCCGCAACATCAACACCCCGGAGGAGCTGGACCAGTCCGCCCAGTGGGTGAGGCCGTGA